In Anopheles arabiensis isolate DONGOLA chromosome 2, AaraD3, whole genome shotgun sequence, the genomic window TACATGTTCAGCAGTCAGGTGTTGGCCAATCAGAACAAGCTGTTGGCAACCTTGCCGAATGTAATACGTCCGGTACAAAATAATGATGGTGTGGAATGTAGAGAAAATCCGGTCTCGACCCAAGAACCACAAGAGAACGATCTCCGTGAGGAATCGGAGGCTCCGATTGATACGGATTTGttgataaaaatagaaaaagacGATGAACAAGAAGGTTCCGACCCTTTGGCAACTACTGAAGATATTGTATTCGATGTCATCGACGAAATTCCCGATTTAAAGCTAGAAGAAGAGGCAATTGATCTATTCGAGCTAAACTCTGATGCTGGGATGGACCCACTATTGAAGGAAACAACAAACCCACTCGAGATAAATCCTGATGCTGGGATCAACTTACAATTGGAGGTTAAGGAAGAAATGTTAACAGATCCGTCACCTGATAGTGTCGCAGATAGCGAAACACTTGTGCAAGATTCACTTGTCAAGGAAAAACCTTCTAAAACCTTGTTTCTTTCGAAGAAACAATCTGAACGGAATATACCTCCAGGATCCAGAGTGTTCAATCGTCCACTTAACTTCTGTCCAGTGCATAGTATCTGGTTTGAACTCAAGCAAATAAGCAACGAGCCTGAGCTAATAGAAATGAACCGACGATTAAAAGACGATGTATTTATGCAGCAGCTGATAAACTGCTTGCGACATATAACGGAAGAATCAATTTCGATTCACTTGATGAATAAATCGATGGACATTCTGTTTGACGTAGATTTCCTTGCATCTTGTGGCTGGCGCAATGTGGAGGGAAAAATACCTCTGCAACACCATTCCAAAATTCACGAGCTGTTCAATAGGTTGGGTGTACCCGAAGGACAAAAAATGGCAGCGTATAAAATTCAGAGATACTTTGTCGTGAAAATACAACTTGCAAGACGACGAGCTCAAGAATCATTAGATGAATTGCCATCAGAGGACCAAGCGCAGGCGATCCTATGCAATTTGGTACCTACAAGTGGAGAAGAAAACGCCCTACAAGCTCAAGATTTTACTTCCACACACCGATCGAAAAAACGACGTAAAATGTATCCATCGGTCCAAGAAGTTCTTATTCATCCTAAGCGTAACTGTTGTTCGCTGAAACTCAAGCAAATTAGATGCCTTCCAGAGCTCATCGAGTTTAATCGTCGACTAGAAGATGAAGAGTTCATGAAGCAAGTCATAAAGTATTTGCGGTACGAGGCGAAAGAACCAAGGCCGGATCTCCTCATGAATAAATCGTTGGACATGCTGGTAGATAGGCATTTCTTAGCAACCTGCCTCTGGCGTGGAGATGCTCGAAATTCATTGAAACAACATTCAAAGATTTTGGAGCTGTTTAGTAGATTGGGTGCTTCGGAAGGAACAAAACTGCCAGGATTTAAAGTTGGTGCTTATTTCCAACTTCGACTTAGCTATGTAAAGCGAAGAGAAAAGTTTTACAATACATCAAGCGGAACAACGGATGAAGCAAATTCTAACAGTGATACAGAACTGCAAGAAGAGGACATTTTGCGCGATAGCATAGGTGATACACCGTGTACAAGTGTAGAAGAAAGTGTAGAACAAGCTCAAGAGATACATTTCAAAGATCCACTGAAGAAACGTAATCTCAAAGGACCGATGCGCTTTGTTCGATTCAATTCGGGTGCAACTTGCTGCAAGCTCGATATCAAACAAATTACCAGCGCACCAGAGATAACAGAGCTCAACCAGAGACTGGGAGACGAAGAATACATGAAGCAGATCGTCAGTTACTTACAGTTTGAAACTGGAGAATCAAGGCCAGATCCGctgatgaaaaaaacgcttgaCATTCTGTTTGATAGACGTTTCTTTGTCGGCGTAAGTTGGACcggaaaatgtaataaaatagcTTTAGAACCTAATTTAAACATCCTCGAATTGTTTAAAAGGTTAGGTGCGTCAAATGGTGTGAACGCATCATCAGAACAAATAGAAAGGTTTTTTAATACTAAATTTAGACACGCAAAGCGACGAGCGAATTCAAAGACAGTCAACAGTGCGTCGGCTGCGGAAGCCATGCAACAGGAAACAGGAAATCGTAGTGATTGATGGGAAgagtgaataaaataaaataaatcatataAATGTGAAAAAGCCGTCAAGTTCATTTCAACAGCGcttgaatgttgtttttttctactgttaaacaacgacgacggccgatctcgtagtacagtcgtcaactcgaacgacttaacaacattccCGCCATTAGTACAAGCCCCGCATGGAACGAGCCCACATACGTAGCACGGACTATCCTGCTATTGGctatcaataagtcactgaaagcctagcAGTGCGGCCTACTCAACGTTAATTTATGTTTACTGCGTTTAAGTACAGGTCCATAATTTTGTATAACTTTTATGTAACACCGCTTCGAGAGGGCCACATAAGGCCCGTTGAATTTAacatataaacataaaaaaacaagcccTCCAGTGGTTGAGGCTGGCCTTGatcgacagcggttgttgtgccaaagaagaatatGTAACGACGATGTATTCTACGGCCCTAAAGCAAGGTACTTGTCCaaaatacttacttacttacttatccggcgctacaaccgctttgcggtcttggcctgcctcaggagtgtccgaaaccgctcacggccTCACgacttcgtctgccagtccgttttcccggccttaatggcggacgcctccacacCATCTTGCCATGTCGGTTTGGGCCTACCAAGACTGGCGAGCTTGAtgcgctgcacgacagtgaggtcgccatacatctcgtatagctcgtcattgtAACgactcctccattgtccttccacacctacggggccaagtattcttctgagcatcttcttctcgaacgcggctaagagggtttcttcagatttggacagtgtccatgtctcagaggcgtatgtgagcactggtactatataggtactatatagtcccagcttcgtccgtcgcgacaggttctttgaggtgaactgctttttcaggctgtagaatgaccggttggcagccagcatccttgcgcgcaactcagcttccatgctattgtcgttgctgacctttgatcccagataggtgaattgtgggacgacttcaaaagtgcgttcacctatctgcacgtcacgcctacgtagattctgattatttgttggcgggcccgctgatgttgccaccatcagtttggtctttgcctcgtttatctgcaatccgaggttctctgccgcctgctcgatcccttggtaggcttctgctacataggagagccgcagaccaatggtgtctatatcatcagcgtatgccaggatctgggttgacttatagaagatagttcccgtagtctccaccctcgagtcacggatggctctctctagcgccaagttgaataggagacaggcaagcccgtccccctggcgcagacccttggtggtagcaaaaggtcctgagagttttccatccaccctcacctggcatgtgacgttggtcatagtcattctaactagccttatcagtttggccgggattccaaatgacctcatagcgtcgtaaagttttaccctggctatgctatcgtatgcggctttgaagtctatgaagagatggtatgtgtcgtttttgtattcagccatcttctccaagatctgccgcatggtgaagatctgatcagtggttgattttccgtttcggaatcctctttgatagtttcctactatctcttcgacgtgcgggacaaggcgatcctgaaggatcagggagaatattttataggcggtattcaacaccgtaatacccctgtagttgttgcagtccaacctatctcccttcttgtatatggggtagatgatgccgagattccaatcacaaggcatcgattcgctatcccacacctcagtaacaatttgatgaatctcgttttctagtcgtgcacctccattcttgaccagttcggctgcaattccgtcggttccgggtgccttgttatttttcagccgacggatagcctttcgtgtttcttctatgctaggtggcagtagcatgacattatctgctagtggcgcttctagctgttcgctaaactggtcattgagtaattcatcaaagtactgagcccaccgcgagaggacctctgacTGGTTACTGagcagatctccatccttgttgcgacagcaggttatcttaggtacaacgttgtttcggtgacctgctatcgcttggtaaaactttcgtgtcggtccgtacgcctctctggtttgctcgagttcccgcatgttttgctcttccaaagcatgcttcttggagcggtgaactcgtttctcttcgcgtctaagccgtgaatattcctctgcgcatgcccgcgttctatgccgttgctgcattgctcggtatgcaatattcttacgttcggtcacttgtctgcattcatcgtcgaaccagccagatttggtgttgccacgacgtggtgggagtatatttcttgcacagtttattatttttgtttttagagcgttccacctctcgctcgtagtttcgtaTCTGTCTTCTGGTAATAGAGACTCTTCTAAAGCggttttgaattcctgttggacagcaatgtcccttagagagtccgtgttgagccgagcctgcgtgttttctccgcccccattggcgcgggggcgggcgattctacaacgtatcactaagccaaccaagtagtgatcggaatcgatattggctcctcgatatgttctgacatttaacagactcgactgtcgtcagtggcttattaacacgtggtcgatctggttgaaggattgaaggattctccacccaacatacatacacatacggaCTCTTCAGACTGAACCATTCATCACCACTCCCACCCACTCGAAAAAACCAGAATCTCTCCGAATCTGACTCCGAGTCAGTTCGGAGTCGGATTCGACACCGGGAACGATGAGTAtttgcccatcactactgTTCAGCGGCTAGCAACTGCTTAATTCCATGCTGCACCATTCGAGtaccattcgagcagtttccctCCCAAATGCCAAATgtggaatcaaaacaaactcaaCCAATTCGATGGCGAGGTAAACACTAATTCcacatttgttttaattatgaaTAATAGACATAAGAGAGCACCTTGATTGCAGTTGGTTCACAAGATGAGTGGTACTAGTAGCGTTCCGGCTGGTGTATTAGTTCCGCCACTCCTTGTGCCTATGCCTGATTGTCACGACCAAGTGAATCATGTACAACAACGTCTGGTCAACGAGATCCCCATTCCCACGAGCTACATAGCCAACTGCCGGCTCTGCTTGGGTACCCAATTTGGAAACAGATGTACAACCATTATTGACGAGCCGTTAATCTCCATGATGAAGCAGGTGTTTCCCATCGTGGTAAGTAGGATAATGCTTTTGTCACGATTTGATTGGTGCAataatcattttcattttagatAGCGAACCAGATAGGGCTACCGATGAATGTGTGCACCGAATGCGTAAAGAGGGTGGAGGCATATTACATGTTCAGCAGCCAGGTGTTGGCCAATCAGAACAAGCTGTTGGCAACCTTGCCGGATGTAATACGTCCGGTACAAAATAATGATGGTGTGGAATGTAGAGAAAATCCGGTCTCGACACAAGAACCACAAGAGAACGATCTCCGTGAGGAATCGGAGGCTCCGATTGATACGGATTTGttgataaaaatagaaaaagacGATGAACAAGAAGGTTCTGACCCTTTGGCAACTACTGAAGATATTGTATTCGATGTCATCGACGAAATTCCCGATTTCAAGCTGGAAGAAGAGGCAATTGATCTATTCGAGCTAAACTCTGATGCTGGGATGGACCCACTATTGAAGGAAACAACAAACCCACTCGAGATAAATCCTGATGCTGGGATCAACTTACAATTGGAGGTTAAGGAAGAAATGTTAACAGATCCGTCACCTGATAGTGTCGCAGATAGCGAAACACTTGTGCAAGATTCACTTGTCAAGGAAAAACCAAAGAAACAATCTAAACGGAATGTACCTTCAGGATCCAGAGTGTTCAATCGTCCACTTAACTTCTGTCCAGTGCATAGTATCTGGTTTGAACTCAAGCAAATAAGCAGCGAACCAGAGCTAATACAGCTTAACCGTCGATTAAAAGACAATGTATTTATGCAGCAGCTGATAAACTGCTTGCAACATATAACGGAAGAGTCAATTTCGGTTCACTTGATGAATAAATCGTTCGACATTCTGTTTGAACTGGATTTCCTTGCATCCTGTGGCTGGCGCGATCGGGAGGGAAAAATACCTCTGCAACACCATTCGAAAATTCACGAGCTGTTCAATAGGTTGGGTGTACCGGAAGGACAAAAAATGGCAGCGTATAAAATTCAGAGATACTTTACCCTGAAAATACAACTCGCAAGACGACGAGCTCAAGAATCATTAGAAGGCGAATTCCAGAGCGATGAATTGCCATCAGAGGACCAAGTGCAGGCGATCCTACGCAATTTGGTGCCTAAAAGTGGCGAAGAAAACGCCAGACAAGCTGAAGATTCTGCTTCCACACACCGATCGAAGAAACGACGTAGAATTTATCCATCGGTGCGAGAAGTTCTTATACAGCCACTAAGTCATTGTTGTTCGCTCAAACTCAAGCAAATTAGGAGCCTTCCAGAACTCACTGCGTTTAATCGTCGACTAGAAGATGAACAGTTCaccaaacaaataataaagtaTTTGCAGTATGAGACAAAAGAACCCAGGGCAGATCTCCTCATGAATAAATCGTTGGACATGTTGGTAGATAGGCATTTCTTTGCAACCTGTAACTGGCGTGGAGATGTTCGTAACTCTTTGAAGCAACATTCAAAGTTTCTGGACCTCTTTAGTAGATTAGGTGCTTCGGAAGGAATGAAACTGCCAGGATTTAAAGTTGGTGCTTATTTCCAACTTCGACTTAGCTTTGTTAAACGACGAGCAAAGTTTTACAATTCATCAAGCGGAACAATGGATGAAGCTAATTCTAACAGTGATACAGAACTGCAAGTAGAAGACATTTTGCGCGATGGCAAAGATGGTCCACCGTGTACAAGTGTAGAAGAAAGTGTAGAACAAGCTCAGGATCCAAATTTCAAAGATAAGCTGAAGAAACGTAATATCAAAGCACCGATGCGCTTTGTTCGATTTAATTCGGGTGCAACTTGCTGCAAGCTCGATATCAAACAAATTACCAGCGCACCAGAGATAACAGAGCTCAACCAGAGACTGGGAGACGAAGAGTACATGAAGCAGATCATCAGTTACATACAGTTTGAAACTGGAGAATCAAGGCCAGATCTGctgatgaaaaaaacgcttgaCATTCTGTTTGATAAACATTTCTTTACCGGCGTAAGTTGGTTGGGAAGAAATGGTAAAATAGCTTTAGAACCTAATTTAAACATTCTCAAATTGTTTAAAAGGTTAGGTGCGTCAAAAGGTGTGAACGCATCATCAGAACAAATAAAaaggttttttattattaaatttcgGAACGCAAAGCGACGACTGACCTCAACGACAGTCAACAGTGGTTCGGCGGCGGAAGTCATGGAACATGAAACAGGGAATCTTAGTGATTGATgggaagaataaataaaagcaataaaatcatATAAATGTGAAAAAGCCGTCAAGTTAATTTCAACAGCGTttgaaagttgtttttttctactaCTATACAACAACGatgggccggtctcgtagtacagtcgtcaactcgaacgacttaacaacatgcccgtcatggattcaagccccgaatggaacGAGCCTACATACgtaagactgactatcctgctacgataatacagggttttccaagccagtatcgaatgtaaacattgttattcaccacatgcaaaatgttgttccacaccgatctgacatttcatttcaatcatagtaatttttaaaatttacaacatgattttcaacacggctcaagctggattgagtttgacagttctttgttatgtgttgaaaatcatgtgtaaaaacAGAATTATCATTTTGTAGCAAATACAttatttgacagctgttgaaaaacattttggat contains:
- the LOC120895010 gene encoding uncharacterized protein LOC120895010, with the translated sequence MSGTSSVPVGGLVPPPLVPLPNCHARAKQVQARLFNEIPIPTSYIANCRLCLGTQFGNRCTTIIDEPLISMMKQVFPIVIANQIGLPMNVCTECVKTVETFYMFSSQVLANQNKLLATLPNVIRPVQNNDGVECRENPVSTQEPQENDLREESEAPIDTDLLIKIEKDDEQEGSDPLATTEDIVFDVIDEIPDLKLEEEAIDLFELNSDAGMDPLLKETTNPLEINPDAGINLQLEVKEEMLTDPSPDSVADSETLVQDSLVKEKPSKTLFLSKKQSERNIPPGSRVFNRPLNFCPVHSIWFELKQISNEPELIEMNRRLKDDVFMQQLINCLRHITEESISIHLMNKSMDILFDVDFLASCGWRNVEGKIPLQHHSKIHELFNRLGVPEGQKMAAYKIQRYFVVKIQLARRRAQESLDELPSEDQAQAILCNLVPTSGEENALQAQDFTSTHRSKKRRKMYPSVQEVLIHPKRNCCSLKLKQIRCLPELIEFNRRLEDEEFMKQVIKYLRYEAKEPRPDLLMNKSLDMLVDRHFLATCLWRGDARNSLKQHSKILELFSRLGASEGTKLPGFKVGAYFQLRLSYVKRREKFYNTSSGTTDEANSNSDTELQEEDILRDSIGDTPCTSVEESVEQAQEIHFKDPLKKRNLKGPMRFVRFNSGATCCKLDIKQITSAPEITELNQRLGDEEYMKQIVSYLQFETGESRPDPLMKKTLDILFDRRFFVGVSWTGKCNKIALEPNLNILELFKRLGASNGVNASSEQIERFFNTKFRHAKRRANSKTVNSASAAEAMQQETGNRSD
- the LOC120895011 gene encoding uncharacterized protein LOC120895011; the encoded protein is MSGTSSVPAGVLVPPLLVPMPDCHDQVNHVQQRLVNEIPIPTSYIANCRLCLGTQFGNRCTTIIDEPLISMMKQVFPIVIANQIGLPMNVCTECVKRVEAYYMFSSQVLANQNKLLATLPDVIRPVQNNDGVECRENPVSTQEPQENDLREESEAPIDTDLLIKIEKDDEQEGSDPLATTEDIVFDVIDEIPDFKLEEEAIDLFELNSDAGMDPLLKETTNPLEINPDAGINLQLEVKEEMLTDPSPDSVADSETLVQDSLVKEKPKKQSKRNVPSGSRVFNRPLNFCPVHSIWFELKQISSEPELIQLNRRLKDNVFMQQLINCLQHITEESISVHLMNKSFDILFELDFLASCGWRDREGKIPLQHHSKIHELFNRLGVPEGQKMAAYKIQRYFTLKIQLARRRAQESLEGEFQSDELPSEDQVQAILRNLVPKSGEENARQAEDSASTHRSKKRRRIYPSVREVLIQPLSHCCSLKLKQIRSLPELTAFNRRLEDEQFTKQIIKYLQYETKEPRADLLMNKSLDMLVDRHFFATCNWRGDVRNSLKQHSKFLDLFSRLGASEGMKLPGFKVGAYFQLRLSFVKRRAKFYNSSSGTMDEANSNSDTELQVEDILRDGKDGPPCTSVEESVEQAQDPNFKDKLKKRNIKAPMRFVRFNSGATCCKLDIKQITSAPEITELNQRLGDEEYMKQIISYIQFETGESRPDLLMKKTLDILFDKHFFTGVSWLGRNGKIALEPNLNILKLFKRLGASKGVNASSEQIKRFFIIKFRNAKRRLTSTTVNSGSAAEVMEHETGNLSD